The window GTCCTCTGAAAGCGTGACGTTCTCGCGCACGACGACCGCGGCAACCGGGCGTTCATCCCATTTCGGATGCGCAACGCCGAACACGCAGGCTTCTTTGATGTGCGGATGACCCATCAAGGTGTTCTCGAGATCGACCGAGCTAATCCACTCGCCGCCTGACTTGATGAGGTCTTTGGAGCGATCGACGATCTCGATGTAGCCGTCTTGGTCGATCGTGACGATGTCGCCGGTGCGAAACCATCCGTCGGCAAACGCGTTCGAAGCCGGCGTCTTATAATATGCGGAAACGACTGACGGACCGCGGACCCACAGCTCGCCGCGCGTCGCCCCATCTTGCGGGACCTCGTTGCCGAGATCGTCGAGCACGCGCCATGATACGATCGGCGAAAATTTTCCCTGCTTGCGCTTACGTGGGGTCAGCGCTTCGAGTGGTCCGTCTTCGGGGCCGAAGAGTGGAACCGTCGTTCCGAGCGGACTCATCTCGGTCATGCCCCAGGCATGCGTGACGCGAATGCCGAGCGATTCCAAATCGTCCATCAGTTGCGGTGGAACCGCAGAGCCTCCGATAATCACACGATCGAGCGACGGCAAACGCTTTCCGGCCGCGCGAAGCGCGTCGCGTATCGCCAGCCAAACGGTCGGGACGCCGCCGCTGAAGGTAACCCTTTCGGATTCGAAGAGCTCGATGAGCCCGGCTGGATCCAGACGGCTGCCCGGCATGACGATCTTGGCGCCTGAAAGCACGGCAGCAAACGGAATGCCCCAAGCGTTGACGTGAAACATCGGCACGATCGGGAGCACGACGTCGCGACGCGCGATGCTGAAGACGTCGGCACTGTTGATCGCGAGAGCATGGATGAACGTCGAACGATGGCTGAAGACCGCTGCTTTTGGATCACCGGTCGTCGCCGAGGTATAGCAGATCATGGCGGCATCGCGCTCGTCGAGCACGGGCCATTCGCACGACGGCGATTCGGCGGCCAGTAATGTTTCGTAATCGTAGGCGTTGGGGAGCGTCTCCGAGCCTTGGCCCATGACGACGTAGATGCGGTTCGCGAGCTGGGGTCGCGCGTCGATCGCTTTCCGCAGAACCGGTACCAGTGAAGCGTCGACGAAGATTGCTTTGTCGTCGGCGTGCTCGATCACATATGCGATCTGGTCTGCGAAGAGCCGAATGTTTGCCGTATGCAGTACCGCACCGGATGACGGTACGGCATAATAGAGCTCGAGATGCCGATGCGTGTTCCACGCAAAACTTGCGACGCAATCACCCGGACGAATGCCTAAACGCGCGAGCGCGTTTGCCAACTGCGCACAACGGCGTCCAAAATCAGCATAGGCGTACCGGAAAATTGCATCACCGTCGCGCGAGACGATCTCGCGATCGCCGTGATTGCGAACCGCGTGCGCCAATATCCCACCGATTCCGAGTGGGATATCCATGATCAACCCGGGCCATGTTACGAGCGGCGTTTTGGCGCGCTCCGCGCTTTGCATGGCAGACTCTCCGCCTCAGGCAGGCCGGTTTCCCTCCCGACGCCGCGAAGTTTGGTTTATATGGCGGCGAAACTCTATGTCGGAACGTGTGGATACTCATACGCTGAGTGGAAGGGCACGTTCTACCCCGAAAAGATCAAGGCGACCGACATGTTGCCGTTCTACGCACGTCATTTCGGTGCAGTCGAGATCGATGCGACCTACTATCGGATCCTAGGCGCGAAGACGTTTGCCTCGATGGCAGCGCGGACGCCAGACGACTTCCGCTTTGCGGTCAAGGTGCCGGGGACGGTTACGCATGCCGCTGGTGCAGAGGTGGTCCATCCGGATGCCGCGGCCTGGCTCGACGGCGTACAGCCGCTGGTCGAAAGCAAGAAGCTCGCCTGCGGGCTTTTGCAGTTTCCGAGCGGCTTCAAACCGGAACCCCGCAACGAAGCATATTTGCGCAAGGTGTGCGAGGCACTCGGCGCGGTTCCACTCGTCGTCGAATTCCGCAATCGCAAGTGGCAGACGAACGAAACGCTGACGCTGCTCAGTGAGCTGGGTGTTTCGTGGACCAACGTCGACGAACCCCAGTTTCGAACGCTCTTGCGTCCGGGCGCCGACGTAACCGCGTCGCTCGCATACGTTCGGTTTCACGGCCGCAATTACGAGCAGTGGTGGAGCGGCGACAATGCGACGCGCTATGAATATTTATATTCCCAAGAGGAGCTCACACCGTGGACCGATCGGATCATCGATCTCGCGGCGCAGCCGAAAGTCCGCGAGGTTTACGCCTACTTCAACAATCACCGCCGCGGAAACGCGGCGCGCAATGCCGAGATGCTCGAGGAGCTTTTGCGCGAGAAGCTTAGTCGTTGAACTCGATCGTAATTCCGGCTTCTTGGAATCCATAATAACCGCGGCGGTCGCCGTTCAGATAACTGAGGAGGGGTTTGCGGACGACGTCCGCGCTTAGACGCTCGCCGACCGACGCGAGAGGTACCCACGCGAAATCAACGGCGTGCAGATCACCGTCGCGCATCTTCGGCTCGCCGTCGGAGCGCACCACAAACGCGACATTGGTGAACTGCGTTTCGGTTAAGCGATCGAACGACTCCGCCACGTACGCAACGTTCACGATCTCGACCGGCAGCGAGACCTCTTCGTCGAATTCGCGCTGCAGCGCAGCCTCGAGGAGCTCGTACGGTTCTTGCCGTCCTCCCGGAAGATTCCAGAGTGGGCCGGGATGATTGCGGTACCGGCTCGCGACCAGAAGAAGGCAACCCGCGCGCTCGAGGATGCCCGTACAAAGATGAATCCGCTTCATGCCATGTAGTCGACCTCCGTCATCATGCCGTCCATCATATGCACATCGTTGTGGCAATGCAGCACCCACCGGCCGGGCGGAGAAGTCGCCGCGAATCGCCACGTTGCCGTTCCACCGTTTGGATCGACGAGCGTCACGTCCTTGGACAACGGATAGCGAAGGGCACGGCCGTTCATCGCGACCAGCTCGAAAACGTGCCCGTGAAGATGCATTGGATGATGCATGTCGGTCGTGTTCTTGAAATGCACCTCGACGCGATCGTCCCGACGGACGACGATCCTTTGTGTGTGCGGCCACGTTTTGCCGTTCATCGTCCATCGCGAAGAGGCCCATTTGCCTCCGCCAAGTACGTACGAGGCGCGCTTGTCTATCGGAATTGCGGCCGGTCTGCTCCCGGGAGAGCCGGCTGCGCCAGCCAGTTCGTACGTGAAAAAGCGGACGCCTTCGAGCGCGGAGGGCGAACCGAGCGGCGATGCATTCTCCATGCCGGGCGTGTGTACGACAACGGCTTGCTCGAAGGCCATCGGATCCGCAGCCAGACCTTGCAGCAGCCACGCGCCGGGCTTCGTAACCTCGAACCACGCATCGTAGCGTTCCGCGACGCCGACACGCAACGCGTCGACGTCGATCGGTTGCGGCAGCGGATTACCATCGCTGTGCGTGACGTGCAACCGATGTCCGCCTAGGCGGATGTAGCGCGTCTGCGTCGGATTCGCGTTGAGAATACGCAAACGAACCCGGTGACCGACGCGAACCACGATTGGACGCACGTTAGGATAGCAGGCACCATTGATGCAATGCGCCGCGTAGGCAACCTCATCGCCCATTCTATCGTCGGGCGACATTGCCAGAAGTTCCGGCGAACCGGCAGGGTCAACCATCGGGGCCGTGCTGACGCCACGCATGGCGGCTCGGATCGTCGACCTCTTAGGCACGTCGTGAAAGACCAACGCAACGTCGACGTCAGCGGGTTCGTCGCGCACGTCGTCGACGATGATCATTCCGAAGAGTCCCTGGAACAACTGGTCGCCGACGTGGCTGTGATACCAGCGCGACCCGGGCGGTCCCGGAACGAATTCGTAGAGATATTCGTCGCCGTCTCGTACGGGCTTTTGCGTCACGTAGGGAACGCCGTCCATGACATTCGGTAAGATCATCCCGTGCCAGTGGACCGTGCTGAGCGAGCCGGTCCGATTGAGGAAATGCGCGCGCAGACGTTGCCCGTGGCGAATGCGAAGCAGCGGCCCCGGAATACTGCCATTATAAGCAAGTCCCGCAGAGACGACACCGGGAAATGGCCGAAAGGTCAACGGCTTCGCGGTCAGCGTGACGTCGAGCGTTTCTGATTCGGCGGCTTTTGCGGAGAGCGGTGCAACGACGCTTGCCGACATGAGCGCCGACGCCGAAGCGCGCACGAACGCGCCGCGAGCGATTCGAATCATGTCAGCCTCCGACGGTGATCGGCACGGCCATCACTTTACCGCCATATTGCACGCGGATCATCCACGGTCCACCCATCGAGAAATGGACCTTCGTTGCGAGCGTATGTGGATCCGAGGTCTTGTGGAGCGGTAGCCATCCGCTTCCGTGACTCATCGAACCCATTTGCATCGTCGCTTCGACTTGCGCAACGGAAGGCGGTGTGCCGGGGAACGTGACGTTAACCGTCGCCTCTTGCGTCGGATTCGCCGGAACCAGACGCACAATTGGCTTGCCATTGCCGCCGTCGAGCCCGGAAAGATACGCGACGACGTTGGCCACCTGCTTCTCGCTCAGTCCGAAACGTGGCATCGGAGGCTCCGGATCTTGTATCGCCTTTGCGATCTGCGCGGGACTCATACGTTTCTCAATGCCAACGAGACTCGGTGCTGTCGAACCGCGTAGGCCGGCGCCGTGGCAACCTTCGCAGCCGGAGACTTGCACGAGTTTGGCGCCCGCGGTCGCGTTACCGCTCGTGTACCCAGCAGCGTTCACCATCGCCGGAACGAGCGGCGCTATCACCAAAACTGCAAAAGTAGATATGAGCTTCACTCCGATCTCCTTTCGTGTTGCCTTTCCATCGTCGTCAGACGAGCGAAGAGCGACACCGTGGTTCACCCGAGGACTGAACGAAGAAAAGGATCCCGGATGTCGCACGCGAGCGCATGCCCACACAAAGATGGATCCGCTTCATGCCAGAGCCGTTCGGCTTGTGCGTCGAGCTTGGCTGCCTGCGCACCACGAAGTTCGGTGCCCCACTCGAGACCGAGGCCGGTGTCGCCGCCCGTGACGGTTGCGTTTGCCGAGCCGACCCAAACGCGGTCCCCGACGCACGCGAGCTTGTGATTGTTATCCGACTGCTCGATACGAACCCCGACGCCGCGGAGTTCGGCCAAGGCATTTTCGCGTCCATGCGTAGACTCGGTCGCGTTATAGATGAGGCGAACGTCGTCGCCACGTTGCGCGCGTTCGAGGAGAGCCCTTGCGATCGGACCCGGACCGAAGGATTCCGTCGCGACGAGAATCTCGTGGCCAGCGCCAGAACGAATCAGAGCGGCTTCCTCAGCGATCACCTGCGCTTTGCTGCGAATCGGAAGCGCCTCGTCGATGTCGGCCGAGAGGATCGCATCGTTCCCACCGCTGCTTCGCCAGTTGCGATCGTCGTAGAAGACGCGATCGTCAACGATAGCCACCTTCGCATGAATCGAACCCGATCCAACTCCCGGATTCGCGACGACACGTACGCCGTGATCGCGAAGGTCGCTCGCTATCGATGCGAGCCACTTCTTGGCGTCGTCCTTGCCGGCTGGACTATCGCAAAGATTGACGCTGACGTCTGCGCCACGATCGGCCGCGCGTTCGAGAGCGTGAAAAACGGCCCCCCGTCCAAGTACGTAGGCATCTAGCTTAACGCACTTGGCGCGATCGATTGCGGCGACGACATTCGATAAGACGACAAGTTGCACGCCTCTCCTTCACGACGATTGCCATAAATGGAAAGGATGCTCGAGGCGACGCAAATTCAATCGCAGCTCCTCGATCGCACCGCGGGCAGCGTTCGCGACGCGGTCACGAGGCGACTGCTCCGCGTTGAAGAGGCGGTCGATCTCGGCGAATGCGGTAGCCCATTCGCGCTCGAGGCGCGCGACGACCGGACGGGCCGCGGGCGGATGATTGCCGCGATAACGACGGGCTGATTTCCCTTTGTGTCCGTAGATGTTCGCGAGCGTTGCGACCTCGGGCAAGGGCGGATCGTAGTCGACGATGTTGCCGAGTGCGAGATAACGGCGGTCTTTGACCGCGTACAGCGCCGGCGGCAAGACGTTCCCGTAGTGCGCGTAGCGGTATGGGACGATCAGCTCCTTGCCGCGCAGCCCTTCGATTTTTTCGTGCACCGCGTTTCTCCAGCGCAGCTCCCGATCGAATCGATAGATGCAGAACCGGCGCGCAACGTCGCTGATCCATGAAAACGAGCCGAGGAAATGATCCGTGTATCCGTCGACGGAGCCGTATTCGTTCCCGAGCTTGGGCAAGAGACCGCGCGCGAGTCCGGCGATTCCCTCGTCGTGAACTTCGTCAGCGTCGAGCCACAGCACCCAATCCGGCGTTGCGTTGGCGGCGAGTGCGGCAAACGCATCGTTGCGCATTGTTGCAAAGTCGACGAACTTTGTTTGGACGACACGCAGCCCTCCGGCTTTCGCGACCTCACTGGCCGTTATCGTCGCCAAGTTCGGATTGAGCATGTCGCCTGCATTATCGTTGACGACGAGTACATCAACGACGCTCGCAATCGATGCGAGCGTCGCTTCGAGATACGGCTCCGGAGACGCCCCTACACACAGCGCGCAGGCCAGCATTTTTGCCGTTAGCCGCCGTGGCCGGCGTGATTTGCTGCCGCAGCCGGGATGCGCGCCACGCGCACCGCATCGGTGGAAAGCGTCGTCGTATCCGCCAAACCGGCGTGCGCTGTCCAACGCGCGCGGACGCTGCCGTTGCGGTCCAGTATCAGTTCCGTTTCGTTGCCGTCTTTGGGAGAACGAAAGAGCCCGAGCATATGCCGGACGTCATCGGAAACATTGATGGCCGGCGTCGCGGACGAAGCGTGTGCGACGTCGACTGCAAGGCAGGTTACGCCCTTTAACGCGGCGAGTTGTGCGAGGCGTTCTTCGGGCGCGTTAGCGAACAAAACGAGCAGCACGGGTCCGGTCTTCAACGTCTGACTCAGAGTATTCTGCGCGCCCTTTTGCTCAAACGCAAAATCCGGGAGTGGGGGCGCGGCAGTCGTGGAGATCCGCGAGCCGACATCGCCGACCTGAACGGCGGCCGCGTGGGCCAGGACGTAATTGATCACATCCCAGCGCTGCGCCGGTGTCAGCTTATCCGCGAAACCCGGCATGACGCCGCCGAGCCCATAGCTCACCCACCAAAAAACGTCCCCGACTTTGTGCGCAAAGATGTGCTCTTCGGTTAGGTCGGCAGGCCGTATCGGAAGTTTGCGTGCGAGCGGACCGTCGCCCCGGCCGTCCGCGCCATGGCAAACCGTGCAGTTCGCCATGAAAAGCGGCGCGCCGTGCGCGACCGAGGGTGCGGAGTAGGGCTGCGTTGATGCGAAATACGTCGTCGGATACGCGGTTACGACACCGGGCCGCAGCGCGATTCCGCCGATTACTGCGCAAACGACGAGTGCGACGAGCGAGGCGACCATGCCGCGATGACGTCGCTGCTCGGCCGTTACAACAGCCGCTACCAGGAAGAGGGAAAATAGGACGAAGGCGACGTCGACGATTTTTTGTGCGCCGACCGCGATCTCCGCGAAGTCGATCCGAAACGGTAGGGGCCAACGTGGTTCCGTATGGAGTCCCGGCGGTAGCGTGCCGATGATTCCGACGATCGCAAGGACCAAGAAACCGAAGCTCGCTTCCGTTGAAGCGTTCCGGCACAGACGGCGGATTGCGCTGATCCCCGCCGATAGGTTGCGTTCGGCGCGCTCGAGGAGAGGCGAAAGCCGGAGGAGGTTGATGCGCGCAATCACGATCATCGCCGCGAAAAACGCAATTTTGAGCAAGAGCAGTTGACCATACAGCGTTCCGAGTAATGCGGCCGCGGTGCCGCTGAGAAACCACGTATTGAGTATTCCGGTGATCAAAAGCGTTGTTACACACGTGATACCGAGCACCGAGAAACGCGATGTCACTCGGCCTGCAACGGAAACGCTTTCGGCGTCGCCGTCTTTCCAGATACCCGCGAAGAACAGGGCGAGCGGCGGGAGCGCGCCCAGCCA of the Candidatus Baltobacteraceae bacterium genome contains:
- a CDS encoding long-chain fatty acid--CoA ligase, translated to MQSAERAKTPLVTWPGLIMDIPLGIGGILAHAVRNHGDREIVSRDGDAIFRYAYADFGRRCAQLANALARLGIRPGDCVASFAWNTHRHLELYYAVPSSGAVLHTANIRLFADQIAYVIEHADDKAIFVDASLVPVLRKAIDARPQLANRIYVVMGQGSETLPNAYDYETLLAAESPSCEWPVLDERDAAMICYTSATTGDPKAAVFSHRSTFIHALAINSADVFSIARRDVVLPIVPMFHVNAWGIPFAAVLSGAKIVMPGSRLDPAGLIELFESERVTFSGGVPTVWLAIRDALRAAGKRLPSLDRVIIGGSAVPPQLMDDLESLGIRVTHAWGMTEMSPLGTTVPLFGPEDGPLEALTPRKRKQGKFSPIVSWRVLDDLGNEVPQDGATRGELWVRGPSVVSAYYKTPASNAFADGWFRTGDIVTIDQDGYIEIVDRSKDLIKSGGEWISSVDLENTLMGHPHIKEACVFGVAHPKWDERPVAAVVVRENVTLSEDEVRAWLGERIAKWQLPDRVVFVDAIPRTGVGKFLKRELRERYKDLYTGNS
- a CDS encoding DUF72 domain-containing protein, with the protein product MAAKLYVGTCGYSYAEWKGTFYPEKIKATDMLPFYARHFGAVEIDATYYRILGAKTFASMAARTPDDFRFAVKVPGTVTHAAGAEVVHPDAAAWLDGVQPLVESKKLACGLLQFPSGFKPEPRNEAYLRKVCEALGAVPLVVEFRNRKWQTNETLTLLSELGVSWTNVDEPQFRTLLRPGADVTASLAYVRFHGRNYEQWWSGDNATRYEYLYSQEELTPWTDRIIDLAAQPKVREVYAYFNNHRRGNAARNAEMLEELLREKLSR
- a CDS encoding NUDIX hydrolase, translating into MKRIHLCTGILERAGCLLLVASRYRNHPGPLWNLPGGRQEPYELLEAALQREFDEEVSLPVEIVNVAYVAESFDRLTETQFTNVAFVVRSDGEPKMRDGDLHAVDFAWVPLASVGERLSADVVRKPLLSYLNGDRRGYYGFQEAGITIEFND
- a CDS encoding multicopper oxidase family protein, translated to MIRIARGAFVRASASALMSASVVAPLSAKAAESETLDVTLTAKPLTFRPFPGVVSAGLAYNGSIPGPLLRIRHGQRLRAHFLNRTGSLSTVHWHGMILPNVMDGVPYVTQKPVRDGDEYLYEFVPGPPGSRWYHSHVGDQLFQGLFGMIIVDDVRDEPADVDVALVFHDVPKRSTIRAAMRGVSTAPMVDPAGSPELLAMSPDDRMGDEVAYAAHCINGACYPNVRPIVVRVGHRVRLRILNANPTQTRYIRLGGHRLHVTHSDGNPLPQPIDVDALRVGVAERYDAWFEVTKPGAWLLQGLAADPMAFEQAVVVHTPGMENASPLGSPSALEGVRFFTYELAGAAGSPGSRPAAIPIDKRASYVLGGGKWASSRWTMNGKTWPHTQRIVVRRDDRVEVHFKNTTDMHHPMHLHGHVFELVAMNGRALRYPLSKDVTLVDPNGGTATWRFAATSPPGRWVLHCHNDVHMMDGMMTEVDYMA
- a CDS encoding c-type cytochrome encodes the protein MKLISTFAVLVIAPLVPAMVNAAGYTSGNATAGAKLVQVSGCEGCHGAGLRGSTAPSLVGIEKRMSPAQIAKAIQDPEPPMPRFGLSEKQVANVVAYLSGLDGGNGKPIVRLVPANPTQEATVNVTFPGTPPSVAQVEATMQMGSMSHGSGWLPLHKTSDPHTLATKVHFSMGGPWMIRVQYGGKVMAVPITVGG
- a CDS encoding phospholipase D-like domain-containing protein yields the protein MQLVVLSNVVAAIDRAKCVKLDAYVLGRGAVFHALERAADRGADVSVNLCDSPAGKDDAKKWLASIASDLRDHGVRVVANPGVGSGSIHAKVAIVDDRVFYDDRNWRSSGGNDAILSADIDEALPIRSKAQVIAEEAALIRSGAGHEILVATESFGPGPIARALLERAQRGDDVRLIYNATESTHGRENALAELRGVGVRIEQSDNNHKLACVGDRVWVGSANATVTGGDTGLGLEWGTELRGAQAAKLDAQAERLWHEADPSLCGHALACDIRDPFLRSVLG
- the copD gene encoding copper homeostasis membrane protein CopD gives rise to the protein MDAFLIVTRTLHFAATASLEGSFVFWCLIARTLPERIDRRLVVLAWASWCVALLSGIGWLFDVSSNMSGTPLSGVLQGGVLGIVLTQTQFGIDWQVRAGLLVIIGICLAVQVGGWRNVARWIGLAVSAAFIASLAWAGHGAAAEDIPFDVLHLPADLLHLIASGAWLGALPPLALFFAGIWKDGDAESVSVAGRVTSRFSVLGITCVTTLLITGILNTWFLSGTAAALLGTLYGQLLLLKIAFFAAMIVIARINLLRLSPLLERAERNLSAGISAIRRLCRNASTEASFGFLVLAIVGIIGTLPPGLHTEPRWPLPFRIDFAEIAVGAQKIVDVAFVLFSLFLVAAVVTAEQRRHRGMVASLVALVVCAVIGGIALRPGVVTAYPTTYFASTQPYSAPSVAHGAPLFMANCTVCHGADGRGDGPLARKLPIRPADLTEEHIFAHKVGDVFWWVSYGLGGVMPGFADKLTPAQRWDVINYVLAHAAAVQVGDVGSRISTTAAPPLPDFAFEQKGAQNTLSQTLKTGPVLLVLFANAPEERLAQLAALKGVTCLAVDVAHASSATPAINVSDDVRHMLGLFRSPKDGNETELILDRNGSVRARWTAHAGLADTTTLSTDAVRVARIPAAAANHAGHGG